A segment of the Salvelinus sp. IW2-2015 linkage group LG23, ASM291031v2, whole genome shotgun sequence genome:
ctaccaataaaattgtatttgatttattgaaaaaaaatcatGACTTGTATTTGTTCATTTGAAACATCTATATGCCATATCAAATAGCTGATGAGTTTTGTATCTTTTCAGTGGACTTACTGTAAATGGGAGTTCTTTAGGCTGGAATCAAACTAATCATTGCAAGCTGCTAGACGCGTTGGCCCATGAGCAATTGCAACTTTGTCGGCGAAATCTTGAGTTGATGCACAGTATTGTCCACGCCGCCAAGATGACCAAAAATACATGTCAGAACACCTTCGGTGACATGCGGTGGAACTGTTCCTCTGTTGAAAAAGCCCCTCGTTTTACACCAGATTTAGCAAAGGGTAAGCTAAAGAAACGTTGGAAATGTAGGCCTATCTTGAAAATGTTATAATATATTGTGGCCAATTAAATTATGTGATTTGGGATTTTCTGTGACTTGCATTAATTTAACTGTATTGCAGGCACCAGGGAGTCTGCGTTTGTGTTCTCACTAGCTTCTGCCGTAGTGAGTCACTCCATCGCCAGAGCCTGCTCTTCTGGAGAGCTCCCCAGCTGCTCGTGCGCCCCAGCCCCTGCTGAACAGGCCGGMCCCGACTTCAAATGGGGAGGATGTGGCGATAACCTGCGCTATGGTCTCCAAATGGGATCTGCCTTTTCTGATGCACCGATGAGAAACAGCAGATCTGGCTCTCAGCCGTTCAGACTAATGAACTTGCACAATAATGCAGTTGGAAGACAGGTAATGGTTGAATTTTTGCATACACGTGCATAATTACGCACAAGTTATTGTGCCATTGTTTTTCATGGAACTCCTGTTTAGCTAAcggttttaaaaaaaaaacatgataaataacatattctattctataaTTAATATTTGCAGAACGTGGCAACAcattttaatattatttttgcTCTACTTTCAGGCACTTATTGATGCCCAGGAGACCAATTGCAAATGCCATGGGGTGTCTGGGTCCTGCTCTGTCAAAACATGTTGGAAGGGCCTCCATGATATTAATCACATTGCCATGGATCTCAAATCCAAGTACCTGTCTGCCACCAAGGTGATCCATCGTCATCTTGGGACAAGGAAGCAGTTGGTCCCCAGAGAGTTGGATTTTCGaccagtgagagagagtgatTTGGTCTACCTGATCAGCTCTTCGGATTActgcacacacaatgagaaacatggctcactcggcaCACAGAACAGGTATGATTTTGTTTCTCTCAATGTAACAGTGGAAATTGTCATTTTTACTGTACCTTTGACACTTCGAAGGTCGAACTTAAGGTGATCCTCTCCCCATTCATATTTTTGAGTTATATAGTGAGGTTTATTGATTGGAACATCATTTTTTTGTCTCCAGGCAGTGCAATAAGACATCCAACGACAGTGGGAGTTGCAATATAATGTGCTGTGGTCGCGGCTACAATGCCTTCACTGAGAGGATTGTGGAGAGATGCCAGTGCAAGTACCACTGGTGCTGCTATGTCACCTGCAAGAGGTGTGAAAGGACAGTGGAGAGATATGTATGCAAATAAACTTTGCATAGAGACAATTGAGTGAACATGAAGCACTATTTTAACCACKATATCTTGTCAAGCTGTGCTGGCCCAGGTCACCTGACCTGACTCCCCGTGTAGTAGTACGTAGTCTGCAGGCTACAGTACAATAAAAAACAAGAGGAACAACTCACATACAATACCAAAGATAAGCAGATGGATCTGGACTCCTCTGTTACCTGTTTTAAAGAGACTGGAGGAGGGCACTACTGTGAAAAATATTGTGTTACTTGAAGAGAAAATGTGATTGATTGGGAGCTGTTAGCTATTCATGCTTGATTAGTAATATGTTCCTCAATAGAAGATTAGTTGAATTGATGACATAGGAGGTACCCTAAATGCAAACCGTCCAGTCAGCTTTAAGTTGTTCAACTGACACTGAAAAGCTTTTAATAATTTACATCTTACTCATTAACTAAATTGCCAATGAGAGGATGAATAGCTGATGGATCTAATTTGAATGTCCATTTTAGTCAAAAGCGGCTAATGCCATATACTCCTCAGTTTAGGTACATTCTGATCATAGGCATACAGAATACATTTTagctgtattttttgtttttattaatacATTAGGCCTGTTGATGTACATAAGTgcaattttatatttatttctattAAAAAACTACACAAAAATGTTACATGTGTCTTGTTAAGTTTTAACCATCTGTGTATGAGACTGCCAATGGCAGGTGTTGCTAAACTTGTAGGCCTAATTTGCCTTCGGCAAACcaaatagtaatagtagtatttaTGCAGCAGAGGCTGTAGTAACATGACACAATAGCAAATCCACACTTTCATTCTTTCTACAGAATATCAGGCTCAAGCTGTTTTTATACCATCCACAGTGGCTAAAAGGTCGATAGTGGTACTTCAATCTCAGGGAAAGATTTAAGGCAAGTGCCTCAGCTGCCTCATCATTATTTCTTTTAAAGATTGATTACTATTATAAACAAGAAGATTACATATATACTGTKAAACTAAATTATATGGAATTTGTCAGTGGTCAAAGGTTATCTTTCTGTGTTGGAGTATTTCATATATGATTGATGGTTGCAGCACATAGGTCCTATTTTGGTGGAAATGTGTGGACAAGTATTTACAATAGGGCTGTTGTTAGTRRTTCACATGTTTTGAAACCCTCCCACGCAGCCATGGAGactatttacaaaataaacaggTGTTTAAATTCTTGCTGCCTCCAAAATAAAGTCATGTTTTCTTTTAGCCTGCCGTGTTGAGGAGCTAATTACAGAAAGAAAAAACTAAACAGTGTGCAATCTTTGATTAAAATTGAATAGAATTGTATAGACTGCAGTACGGTGGAAAGGGTAAACTTACTACCTAATTAGCTCTGCCTACACTATGGGGAGGGGGATGCATTGAGAGGGACATGTTGCACATTTGCTGCAATGAACTTCACTAGGCACTATTCCATTATACTGTTTCAAATGACTTACTAGTTTTTCATAGACTGGTTAAAAAAATCACAGTTCATCTTCATGGGACTTCCAGAGGACCACTGTCCCAGAGCAAAACATAGGCCATGGGAACCAGTAGATTAATTGCACTTGTAGAGCCTTGTTTATGGTGAGCCTCTTATTTCCTCCCAGATGACAGAAATGGAAAAAACGTTTTGATGTTTGTTTGAAAAGTGgggtagatcaaatcaaatgttatttgtcacatgcctcgaatacaacaggtgtaggtagaccttaccgtgaaatgcttacttataagcccttaaccaacaatgcagttcaagaaatagagtttaagaaaatatttactaaataaactaaagtaaWAAATTWAATAAAAAGTAGCACAWtaaaataacaataacgaggctatatacaggggataccggtaccgagtcaatgtgcgggggtgcagggtagtcaaggtaatttgtacatataggtaYggtaaagtgactaggcatacaatagataataaatagcgagtagcagcagtgtaaaaacagaggGGTGGGGTCAAAGTAAattgtctgggtggccatttgattaattgttcagcagtcttatggcttgggggtagaagctgttaaggggccttttggacctagacttggggctccggtaccgcttgccgtgcagtaatgaagagacagcctatagggaggtcagagacctggcagtgtggtgccaggacaacaacctctctctcaacgtaagcaagacaaaggagctgatcgtggactacaggaaaaggagggccgaacacacccccattcacatcgatggggctgtagtggagcaggtcgagagtttctagttccttggtgttctgacttggtggtgcacatgtagcctatagcttgctttagagaaatgtcattatcaaatattgtaagagctttcattgtctaaTTATATgccacctttatttatcctatggttctgacttggtgtacagggagaatactgtaagaatgggccatgttctgaattctgtctctgTARATTTTAAAAAGTGCTGAAMaaatagttatattgactacgtctgtcttagctcgctcattaatgtcttcatcgaaattatggattgcctcttatctgctcatcattcccttatgccatagtttgtacatgtcAATCGTCAGTAGGAACAACATTTGTTCAAGCAAGTcagttatgtttttttaaaaggcagtaaatgaggctgaattaactttttcgctgccagacaatTAAGGCTCCGCttatagccaggtgtagcggtggtaaggattcactccattgtgCTGAAAAGAAAACTCTGCTMTTGGAACAGCTTAATTTAGGCTCTAACAGtatgtgggcaccgtttgtcaccattatagtgcaattcatgtattgtgtaatgttgtgttatgtagtggctttgctacatgctaaaatcgccactgcacgTGTGGCCTTAGAAATARGGACCAAAAGCGAATTATGTCCATTAGAGGACACACATGCATTGCTGGGTCTCAGGAGAACATTTGTCAAAACAGCCATTGAAAACACAGTAAACTTCTCTACGCTCATAAATAAAGTGAGCGTAGGATAAATACGGAAGCCGATAGTAGTCATTACATCGAAAACGTTGTAAAAAAAATGGCTGCCGTAGAAAGCACTAACATGTCATTAATGCAGTCAGAAGAACCGCTTAAACTATCTGATTTATTAGATCGAGGATGGAAACTATATGAGGAGGTGGACACCACAAATGATCCCATCGCAGCCACCCATATCCAGGTCAAAATCAAGCGTGGGATAACGCAACTTGAAGTGGCAACGCGAATGGTGGCCCAACTCGACTTGTTCAGGTGACGTTACTAACGTCGTTAACGCTACCCAGCAGCTACCAAACTACACAGACTGCTTCTCTAGCAATGACGACTAGCCAGATTCACATGTATCAAATTGTGAGGACAGCTAGATAACAAACAGATTCCACCGTAAAGTTGTTTGACCGTTTAGCTAGCTACTTTACTAGGCTGTCGTAAACAAGCTAACAACCTAGCTCCAGTAGCAAGCTAACCTAAGCTAAGGTAAGGCCATGCAATGAAGGTGATGCTGCATGTCCAGTGCGTTCAAATGTGTGTATCAGGAAAGTGTCCGTACTCATTCTGGAATCTAATTTTAAGGTGGAACGTCAGTTGAAGGCTCAACAGTTTGCAATGTTTCTCCACATCATAAGCTAGTTCTAATGTATAGTTATGATCATCAAGGTTAATcttgtttatgtttgtttttcaGCCGAAATGAGGATTTGGAGGAGGTAGCAACCACAGATCTGAAGTATCTTATGTTGCCTGCCTTCCTGGGGGCTCTAACTATGAAGCAAGTGAACCTGGCAAAACGACTAGATCACGTTCAGATAGCTAGATGTTACTTTTTGGACTTCTTGAAAAGATGTAAGGAGTATAACATATCAAAGTTTGAACTACCCAAAATCATTGAAAACTCTGCTGACATACCAGAAGAAGAATCTGCAAATGGGCAACCCAAACCTCCAGACCTAATTGCGATGGCAACAGTTAGAGCGGCAAAGATAGAAAGGTATATTAAACATCTGCATTTCAWTTACAATTTTAACAATTAGAACAATCATTGTTTTGATTGAGCACTGCACAAATCAAATTTAGGCCAACCTACCTATGCTTGAAGGTCTAGTACCTGTCACGCACCTCTTAAAATATGTTATGTCCCTCACCTATTTAACAAATTAAAGATCTATCTTATTCATTTCATAATGGCAATTAATCTGCACCCAAATTGTTCTAACTTATTTATTATACTCTGCAGATACAAACAGAGGAAGGACACAGAGGCCAAGCTATCAGAGATCAAGGCAGCAGTGGACAGTGGGCAGGCAGACGACGAGATAGTCCGAAACTTTTACCTCCTCAATGTGAGGAAATGGATTGCTGTATCCCTGGAGGAGATAGAGAGCATTGACCAGGAAATGGAGATTTTGACCAGGATGGATGTTCTAAAACAGGTACCTGGATTTGAAG
Coding sequences within it:
- the LOC111950700 gene encoding protein Wnt-11 codes for the protein MKFHMDLFLLTFIVNANGSAGIYWLGLTVNGSSLGWNQTNHCKLLDALAHEQLQLCRRNLELMHSIVHAAKMTKNTCQNTFGDMRWNCSSVEKAPRFTPDLAKGTRESAFVFSLASAVVSHSIARACSSGELPSCSCAPAPAEQAGPDFKWGGCGDNLRYGLQMGSAFSDAPMRNSRSGSQPFRLMNLHNNAVGRQALIDAQETNCKCHGVSGSCSVKTCWKGLHDINHIAMDLKSKYLSATKVIHRHLGTRKQLVPRELDFRPVRESDLVYLISSSDYCTHNEKHGSLGTQNRQCNKTSNDSGSCNIMCCGRGYNAFTERIVERCQCKYHWCCYVTCKRCERTVERYVCK
- the LOC111950627 gene encoding immunoglobulin-binding protein 1; its protein translation is MAAVESTNMSLMQSEEPLKLSDLLDRGWKLYEEVDTTNDPIAATHIQVKIKRGITQLEVATRMVAQLDLFSRNEDLEEVATTDLKYLMLPAFLGALTMKQVNLAKRLDHVQIARCYFLDFLKRCKEYNISKFELPKIIENSADIPEEESANGQPKPPDLIAMATVRAAKIERYKQRKDTEAKLSEIKAAVDSGQADDEIVRNFYLLNVRKWIAVSLEEIESIDQEMEILTRMDVLKQSSAEPLHSKRPPMKPFILTKDAVQARVFGAGYPSLPTMSVDDWYEQHRKKNALPDQGIPRSAEDFDAEEREQEEKEKRVENDDEEALQKARDWDSWKDTHRRGYGNRKNMG